One Rhodoluna sp. KAS3 DNA window includes the following coding sequences:
- a CDS encoding ADP/ATP-dependent (S)-NAD(P)H-hydrate dehydratase, with the protein MESTLNRVLHAPKVSDDKYSRGVVGFVTGSNEYPGAAILGVTAAIRTGIGMVRYLGPEKITTLLIEARPEVVFQPGRAQAWVVGSGVDPQLSSDQLRRIKVLASQPGLLVVDAGALEVIDFATAVADCVLTPHAGEMVKLLARYGQLRDRAAVETNPSAAALLAAKLTGQTVLLKGPVTVIATPDRCLECEPGPADLATAGTGDVLAGIIGALLASNAFEIVAGDLSVVDVLSAAVELHSAAARLAAEGGPIGALDVAESVREIVRRHLA; encoded by the coding sequence ATGGAGTCAACCCTAAACCGTGTCCTGCACGCCCCAAAAGTCAGTGATGACAAGTATTCGCGGGGCGTCGTTGGTTTTGTAACTGGGTCGAATGAGTACCCAGGCGCTGCCATTTTGGGCGTCACTGCAGCGATTCGAACCGGCATCGGAATGGTTCGGTATCTGGGTCCCGAAAAAATTACCACCCTGCTCATCGAGGCTAGGCCTGAGGTTGTTTTTCAACCGGGTCGAGCACAGGCATGGGTGGTTGGATCGGGTGTAGACCCTCAATTAAGCTCTGATCAGCTGCGGCGAATCAAGGTCCTTGCTTCTCAGCCGGGGCTCCTGGTCGTAGACGCAGGTGCTCTAGAAGTGATTGATTTTGCTACCGCCGTGGCAGATTGCGTCCTGACCCCGCACGCCGGAGAAATGGTCAAACTCCTAGCTCGATACGGCCAGCTTAGAGACCGAGCAGCTGTTGAAACTAACCCCTCCGCGGCTGCTTTACTTGCGGCAAAACTTACCGGCCAAACCGTGCTTCTGAAAGGCCCCGTTACGGTAATCGCAACCCCGGACCGCTGCTTGGAGTGCGAGCCCGGACCGGCTGATCTAGCTACTGCCGGCACGGGTGATGTTCTCGCTGGAATTATCGGTGCGCTTTTGGCCAGCAACGCATTTGAAATTGTTGCCGGGGATCTTTCAGTGGTTGATGTTTTATCTGCCGCAGTAGAGCTTCACTCCGCTGCCGCCCGATTGGCTGCAGAAGGTGGGCCGATTGGCGCTCTGGATGTTGCCGAGAGTGTTCGAGAGATTGTGCGGAGACACCTTGCTTAA
- a CDS encoding NADH:flavin oxidoreductase/NADH oxidase, whose product MSKLFSELTLRKLTIRNRIFIAPMCQYSCEQKDGVVSEWHLVHLGARAAGGAGLIIAEATAVAPEGRISPWCPGIWNQQQVEAWARVNKFIHENGAKSALQLAHAGRKGSSYREWSGSGSVPQADGGWQTVAPSAIAFDGYEPPRELSLNEIEEVIQAFAAGAKNAIAAGFDAVEIHAAHGYLLHQFLSPLTNQRTDDFGGSLENRARLLLGVVKAVRSAIGEEAPILVRFSATDYKGGGWNEAETSRVATWCSELGADLFDISTGGLITGVQIPTGPGYQVPMAEYVADRVSSPVGAVGQITTGAQAEEILSGGKVEVVLIGRASLRDPSWPLRAAHELGVELDYWPKQYRRGGF is encoded by the coding sequence ATGAGCAAACTCTTCTCTGAACTCACTCTTCGCAAATTAACAATTAGAAATCGCATTTTTATTGCACCGATGTGCCAGTATTCATGCGAGCAAAAAGACGGAGTGGTTTCAGAGTGGCACCTAGTTCACCTGGGTGCGCGTGCTGCCGGCGGCGCTGGGCTCATAATTGCTGAAGCCACCGCGGTTGCACCCGAGGGAAGAATTTCACCTTGGTGCCCTGGCATCTGGAATCAACAGCAGGTTGAAGCTTGGGCTCGGGTGAACAAGTTCATTCATGAGAACGGAGCCAAGTCAGCTCTCCAGCTTGCGCACGCCGGCCGAAAAGGCTCTAGCTACCGCGAATGGTCTGGCTCAGGTAGCGTCCCGCAAGCAGACGGTGGCTGGCAAACTGTGGCCCCAAGTGCGATTGCTTTTGATGGGTATGAGCCCCCTCGAGAGCTCAGCCTCAATGAAATCGAAGAGGTTATTCAGGCATTTGCCGCCGGTGCAAAAAACGCAATTGCCGCCGGGTTTGATGCCGTAGAAATTCACGCCGCTCATGGCTATCTCCTTCACCAATTCCTCTCCCCTCTGACCAATCAGCGCACCGATGATTTTGGCGGTTCTCTTGAAAATCGTGCCCGCCTGCTGCTCGGGGTAGTCAAGGCTGTTCGTTCAGCCATCGGTGAAGAGGCACCGATACTGGTTAGGTTTTCGGCAACCGACTATAAAGGCGGCGGTTGGAACGAGGCCGAAACATCTCGCGTTGCTACTTGGTGCTCAGAGTTGGGCGCAGACCTATTCGATATTTCTACCGGTGGCTTAATCACCGGAGTCCAAATTCCTACCGGGCCGGGTTACCAAGTTCCGATGGCCGAGTACGTGGCCGACAGGGTTTCATCGCCGGTGGGTGCTGTTGGGCAAATCACAACCGGTGCGCAGGCAGAAGAAATTCTCTCGGGCGGCAAAGTAGAAGTTGTCTTGATCGGACGAGCCAGCCTTCGTGATCCATCGTGGCCACTTCGAGCAGCCCACGAACTGGGTGTTGAGTTGGACTATTGGCCAAAACAGTATCGTCGCGGCGGTTTCTAA
- a CDS encoding hemolysin family protein, protein MNSDLQGLVWFVVLLLTNAFFVGAEFALISARRAQIEPRAEAGSRPAKITLRAMERVSLMLATAQLGITISSLLILLIAEPSIHHLLEYPLHFLGLSDELVSTISFAITLLLVTYLHVVVGEMVPKNLAIALPERSALILTPVLYGLAMLVKPLVGSLNAVSNAILRLFKFEPKDEATSSYTLDQVEDIVEHSTREGALSDVSGTLSNTFEFTEKKVIDVAIPVEKLVAFATSVTPREVEQAVAKYGFSRYPLTDSSGELMGYLHLKDVIDLEQDEIDDAFPTKRIRSLISLPASMELEDALASMRRVHAHMAKAFDKSGNVLGVLFLEDILEELVGEVQDATTK, encoded by the coding sequence GTGAATTCTGACCTTCAGGGTTTGGTTTGGTTCGTAGTTCTATTGCTAACCAACGCATTTTTCGTAGGGGCCGAGTTCGCACTGATCAGTGCGCGTCGAGCCCAGATTGAGCCAAGGGCCGAGGCAGGTAGCCGCCCAGCCAAAATCACGCTGCGCGCCATGGAGCGAGTCTCGTTGATGTTGGCCACCGCTCAGCTTGGCATCACAATTTCTTCATTGCTTATTTTGTTGATTGCCGAGCCGAGTATTCACCACCTCCTCGAATACCCGCTGCACTTTCTGGGGCTCAGTGACGAGTTGGTTTCAACGATTTCATTCGCTATCACCCTGCTTCTGGTTACCTACTTGCATGTTGTGGTTGGCGAGATGGTTCCGAAGAACTTAGCAATTGCGCTGCCTGAACGTTCTGCTTTGATTTTGACTCCGGTGCTGTACGGATTGGCAATGCTGGTTAAGCCTTTGGTCGGCAGCCTTAATGCTGTGTCTAATGCGATCTTACGATTGTTTAAATTTGAACCAAAAGACGAGGCGACAAGTTCTTACACTCTCGACCAGGTCGAAGATATCGTGGAACATTCCACTCGAGAAGGCGCGCTGTCAGATGTGAGCGGCACCCTGTCAAACACCTTCGAATTCACCGAAAAAAAGGTTATTGACGTAGCTATTCCGGTTGAGAAACTTGTTGCGTTTGCTACCAGTGTCACGCCGCGTGAGGTCGAGCAGGCGGTGGCCAAGTATGGATTCTCGCGCTACCCACTAACTGATTCCTCGGGTGAGCTGATGGGATACCTTCACCTAAAGGACGTCATTGACCTTGAGCAAGATGAAATCGATGATGCCTTCCCGACCAAGCGCATTCGCTCGCTGATTTCGCTTCCGGCTTCAATGGAGCTTGAAGATGCTTTGGCCAGCATGCGCAGAGTTCACGCTCACATGGCTAAAGCTTTCGATAAATCAGGCAATGTCCTAGGGGTGTTGTTCTTGGAAGACATCCTTGAAGAACTCGTTGGCGAAGTTCAAGACGCAACCACGAAGTAG
- a CDS encoding hemolysin family protein gives MNDWLMLGVGVLLTIGTGLFVASEFSLLNVERNELEARRSRGEKGLSVSIAALKVTSTHLSSAQLGITLTTLLTGFVAEPSLTKLLTPAFAGLSLESGAQKALSVVAGMTIATIFSFLIGELVPKNMALSSPLKVLNFVVRFQVAFTWVFKFMIRFLSVTGDRIVRMFGIEPKEELSSTRTAEELSSLVRRSASMGALDAQTATLLTKTLALSQLVAADVMTPRPRMHVLDKDSNLQALIEASIKTGHSRFPISDGSADDIIGVAHVKQAAAVPREKRADVPVSAIMAPALRVPETMRLETLMVELRAKGLQLAIVVDEYGGTAGLATLEDLIEELVGELADEHDRAKAGVTRGANSSILFPGLIRPDELREMAIKVPADGAYETVAGFMMSELGRIPANGDEVQIEDGVLRVERMEGRRVDRVRFTPTTDAEGSE, from the coding sequence ATGAACGATTGGCTCATGCTCGGAGTAGGTGTCCTACTCACTATCGGAACCGGGCTGTTTGTGGCGAGCGAGTTCTCGCTGCTGAATGTCGAGCGAAATGAACTCGAAGCACGTCGTAGTCGAGGTGAAAAAGGCCTTTCGGTTTCAATTGCTGCCCTAAAAGTGACCAGCACACACCTTTCAAGCGCCCAGCTGGGAATCACGCTTACCACCCTCTTAACCGGATTTGTTGCTGAGCCGTCGTTAACCAAACTACTCACGCCTGCCTTCGCCGGCCTTTCACTTGAGTCTGGCGCGCAAAAAGCACTCTCGGTGGTTGCCGGAATGACCATCGCAACAATCTTCTCGTTCCTTATCGGTGAGCTGGTTCCAAAGAACATGGCGCTCTCTAGCCCGCTTAAGGTCCTGAACTTTGTAGTTCGTTTTCAGGTTGCTTTTACATGGGTCTTTAAATTCATGATTCGGTTTTTGAGTGTTACCGGTGACCGGATTGTTCGCATGTTTGGAATTGAACCCAAAGAGGAACTGAGCTCGACTCGAACCGCCGAAGAGCTTTCATCGCTGGTAAGGCGCTCGGCAAGCATGGGTGCGCTTGATGCGCAAACCGCCACGCTACTCACCAAGACCCTTGCGTTGAGTCAGCTGGTAGCAGCCGACGTAATGACTCCTCGGCCGCGAATGCACGTGCTTGACAAGGATTCAAACCTTCAGGCTCTCATCGAGGCATCGATCAAAACCGGGCACTCTAGGTTCCCGATCTCAGATGGTTCGGCTGACGACATCATCGGTGTTGCTCACGTCAAGCAGGCGGCTGCAGTGCCACGCGAAAAACGTGCCGACGTGCCGGTCTCGGCCATCATGGCGCCGGCGCTTCGCGTACCTGAGACCATGCGGTTAGAGACTCTGATGGTGGAACTGCGAGCCAAGGGACTTCAGCTGGCCATCGTGGTCGATGAATACGGCGGCACAGCCGGTCTTGCGACTCTTGAGGACCTCATCGAGGAATTGGTGGGCGAACTTGCCGACGAGCACGACCGAGCAAAGGCGGGTGTCACTCGCGGTGCAAACTCCTCAATCCTGTTTCCGGGCCTGATTCGCCCAGATGAACTGCGCGAGATGGCAATCAAGGTTCCGGCCGACGGCGCCTACGAGACCGTCGCAGGTTTCATGATGAGTGAGCTCGGCCGTATTCCTGCCAACGGCGATGAAGTCCAGATTGAAGATGGCGTCTTGCGTGTCGAGCGTATGGAAGGTCGTCGAGTTGACCGAGTCAGGTTTACACCTACCACCGATGCGGAGGGGAGCGAATAG
- a CDS encoding multifunctional oxoglutarate decarboxylase/oxoglutarate dehydrogenase thiamine pyrophosphate-binding subunit/dihydrolipoyllysine-residue succinyltransferase subunit, with translation MSGNAENTNGENNFGANDWLVDEMYAQYQSNPDSVDKAWWPILENYHPTQTPHATASSASPAAPQGSAPAPAAQQVIPAEPQTIPAAPLVAKTTRVEARPQPIPAQAPVTEVITQVAEAEEAQDKVNVLKGMSKALATNMDASLQVPTATSVRTIPAKLLIDNRIVINSHLARTRGGKVSFTHIIGYAIIRALKEFPSQNVYYDIIDDKPAAVTPANINFGLAIDIPKEDGTRALLVPNIKRAQRLNFAEYLSAYEDLVKKARDNKLTAGDFAGSTVSLTNPGGIGTVHSVPRLMKGQGCIIGAGALDYPAEFQGMSDAQLSKLGVSKTITLTSTYDHRVIQGAGSGEFLKKIHELLLGARGFYDEIFADLRIPYEPVKWVTDFERNENDDRTKETRIQELINAYRVRGHLMADVDPLEYKQRSHEDLDILNHGLSLWDLDRTFKTGGFGGKAKAEFREIYKILRDSYCRTVGVEYMHIQDPAQRKWFQSKLERPYAKPTRDEQLRILEKLNEAEAFETFLQTKFVGQKRFSLEGGESTIAALDEILQEAADAQLEEVVIGMAHRGRLNVLTNVAGKTYGQVFKEFEGNTDTKTVQGSGDVKYHLGTEGVFTNMDGKQVKVSLAANPSHLEAVNPVVEGIVRAKLDRTDSVINNSFPVLPVVIHGDAAFAGQGVVPEVLNMSQLRGYKTGGTINIVINNQVGFTTPPGESRSTVYATDVAKGIQAPIFHVNGDDPEAVVRVARLAFEFRQEFKKDVVLDIICYRRRGHNEGDDPSMTQPLMYNLIEAKRSVRTLYLESLVGRGDITHEEFEAANAGFQTRLENAFVEVHEAMIAAPALPSRPVGIGTTASDQTGVAQATAISRAVVEQIGDAHNNQPPGFHVHPKLQQLLTKRVEMSREGGIDWGFGELLALGSLLIEGKTVRMAGQDSRRGTFVQRHAVFHDRENGQEWMPLRNLSADQAKFYIYDSLLSEYAAMGYEYGYAVENKDALVLWEAQFGDFANGAQTIIDEFISSAEQKWNQHSGVVLLLPHGYEGQGPDHSSARIERYLQLCAENNMTVAQPSTPASHFHLLRRQAYSTPKRPLIVFTPKSMLRLKSAASSVEDFTNGTFQPVIDDQQGLDRNAVKRVLFCSGKIYWDLLAEAQKRNDGTTAIVRVEQLYPTPVDEIKATYAQYPNAELVWVQDEPANQGPWTYIGLFLPRYMDGKVAKLVSRPASASPATGSAKRHAVEQADLIARAFSI, from the coding sequence CTGTCAGGCAACGCTGAGAACACAAATGGCGAAAACAATTTCGGAGCCAATGACTGGCTAGTGGACGAAATGTACGCCCAGTATCAGTCGAACCCCGATTCGGTCGATAAGGCTTGGTGGCCAATTCTCGAGAACTACCACCCAACCCAAACACCTCATGCCACCGCGTCGAGCGCAAGTCCAGCCGCTCCGCAGGGTAGTGCGCCGGCCCCGGCCGCCCAGCAGGTTATTCCAGCTGAACCGCAGACCATTCCTGCCGCTCCCCTAGTGGCAAAAACCACCCGCGTTGAGGCCCGCCCTCAGCCAATTCCAGCTCAGGCACCGGTCACCGAAGTTATTACTCAGGTCGCTGAAGCTGAAGAGGCGCAGGACAAGGTAAACGTACTAAAGGGCATGTCAAAGGCCCTAGCAACCAACATGGATGCTTCGCTACAGGTTCCGACCGCGACCTCGGTTCGAACCATTCCGGCCAAACTTTTGATTGACAACCGCATTGTGATCAACAGCCACTTGGCTCGAACCCGTGGCGGCAAGGTTTCCTTCACCCACATCATCGGTTACGCGATCATCCGCGCTCTAAAAGAGTTTCCAAGCCAAAACGTCTACTACGACATCATCGATGACAAGCCAGCTGCGGTAACGCCTGCGAACATCAATTTTGGACTCGCGATCGACATTCCAAAAGAAGACGGCACCCGTGCACTTTTGGTTCCAAACATCAAGCGCGCTCAGCGACTCAACTTTGCCGAGTACCTAAGCGCCTATGAAGACCTGGTCAAGAAGGCACGTGACAACAAGTTGACCGCCGGTGATTTTGCCGGCTCAACAGTTTCACTGACCAACCCAGGTGGAATCGGAACCGTTCACTCGGTACCTCGCCTAATGAAGGGCCAGGGCTGCATTATCGGCGCCGGCGCATTGGACTACCCGGCTGAGTTCCAGGGAATGTCAGACGCTCAGCTGTCAAAGTTGGGTGTCAGCAAGACCATCACACTAACCTCAACCTACGACCACCGTGTTATCCAAGGCGCTGGTTCAGGTGAATTCCTCAAGAAGATCCACGAACTCCTGCTGGGCGCTCGTGGCTTCTACGACGAAATCTTTGCCGACCTTCGCATTCCTTACGAGCCGGTCAAATGGGTCACCGACTTCGAGCGAAACGAAAACGACGACCGCACCAAAGAGACCCGCATCCAGGAACTAATCAACGCCTACCGCGTTCGAGGCCACTTGATGGCCGATGTTGACCCGCTTGAGTACAAGCAGCGCTCGCACGAGGATCTTGACATTTTGAACCACGGTTTGAGCCTCTGGGACCTAGACCGAACCTTCAAGACCGGTGGTTTTGGTGGCAAGGCCAAGGCTGAGTTCCGTGAGATTTACAAGATTCTTCGTGACAGCTACTGCCGCACCGTTGGTGTTGAGTACATGCACATTCAAGACCCAGCCCAGCGCAAGTGGTTCCAGTCCAAGCTTGAGCGCCCATACGCTAAGCCGACTCGCGACGAGCAGCTGCGCATTCTTGAAAAGCTGAATGAAGCCGAGGCTTTTGAAACTTTCTTGCAGACCAAGTTTGTTGGGCAAAAGCGCTTCAGCCTTGAGGGTGGCGAATCCACCATCGCAGCCCTTGATGAAATCTTGCAAGAGGCCGCCGACGCACAGCTTGAAGAAGTTGTAATTGGTATGGCTCACCGTGGCCGCCTAAACGTTCTAACCAACGTTGCCGGCAAGACCTACGGTCAGGTCTTCAAAGAATTTGAAGGCAACACCGACACCAAGACAGTTCAGGGCTCAGGTGACGTTAAGTACCATCTAGGCACCGAGGGTGTTTTCACCAACATGGACGGCAAGCAGGTTAAAGTTTCACTTGCCGCTAACCCATCTCACCTCGAGGCTGTAAACCCGGTGGTCGAGGGTATCGTGCGCGCCAAGCTTGACCGCACCGACTCTGTGATCAACAACAGCTTCCCGGTTCTTCCGGTTGTTATCCACGGCGATGCTGCTTTTGCAGGCCAGGGCGTAGTGCCTGAGGTACTGAACATGTCTCAGTTGCGTGGATACAAAACTGGCGGAACCATCAACATCGTCATCAACAACCAGGTTGGTTTCACCACTCCTCCAGGTGAGTCTCGCTCTACCGTTTATGCAACCGACGTTGCGAAGGGTATCCAGGCGCCAATTTTCCATGTAAACGGCGATGACCCTGAAGCAGTAGTCCGCGTGGCACGTCTAGCTTTTGAGTTCCGCCAGGAATTCAAAAAAGATGTCGTTCTTGACATCATTTGCTACCGTCGCCGTGGTCACAACGAGGGCGATGACCCATCGATGACCCAGCCTTTGATGTACAACCTGATCGAGGCCAAGCGTTCAGTACGCACCCTTTACCTAGAGTCACTCGTTGGCCGCGGTGACATCACTCACGAAGAGTTTGAAGCTGCAAACGCTGGCTTCCAGACCCGCCTTGAGAATGCATTCGTCGAGGTTCACGAGGCCATGATCGCTGCACCGGCTCTGCCGTCGCGCCCAGTTGGCATCGGTACCACCGCAAGCGACCAGACCGGAGTTGCGCAGGCCACTGCGATTTCACGCGCGGTTGTTGAGCAAATCGGTGATGCCCACAACAACCAGCCACCGGGCTTCCACGTGCACCCTAAGCTTCAGCAGCTGCTGACCAAGCGTGTTGAGATGAGCCGCGAAGGCGGCATCGACTGGGGCTTCGGCGAGCTACTAGCTCTAGGCTCGTTGCTTATCGAAGGCAAAACCGTTCGCATGGCCGGCCAGGACAGCCGACGCGGCACCTTTGTTCAGCGTCACGCTGTGTTCCACGATCGCGAAAACGGTCAAGAGTGGATGCCACTGCGCAACCTGTCTGCTGACCAAGCCAAGTTCTACATCTATGACTCACTGCTTAGCGAATACGCGGCCATGGGTTACGAATACGGCTATGCAGTTGAAAACAAGGATGCACTTGTTCTATGGGAAGCACAGTTTGGTGACTTTGCCAACGGCGCGCAGACCATCATCGATGAATTCATTTCATCAGCCGAGCAGAAATGGAACCAGCACTCCGGTGTAGTTCTGTTGCTGCCTCACGGCTACGAAGGCCAGGGGCCAGACCACTCATCAGCCCGAATCGAGCGCTACCTACAGTTGTGTGCTGAAAACAACATGACTGTTGCTCAGCCTTCGACTCCGGCATCTCACTTCCACCTACTTCGTCGCCAGGCTTACTCGACTCCGAAGCGCCCACTGATTGTGTTCACTCCGAAGTCAATGTTGCGTTTGAAATCAGCAGCATCGTCTGTTGAGGACTTCACCAATGGAACCTTCCAGCCGGTAATTGATGACCAGCAGGGTCTGGACAGAAACGCAGTCAAGCGAGTGCTGTTCTGTTCAGGCAAGATCTACTGGGACCTTTTGGCAGAGGCTCAAAAGCGCAACGATGGCACCACCGCAATCGTTCGTGTTGAGCAGCTCTACCCAACCCCGGTTGATGAAATCAAGGCGACCTACGCACAGTATCCAAACGCAGAATTGGTTTGGGTACAGGATGAGCCGGCTAACCAGGGACCATGGACCTACATCGGTCTATTCTTGCCTCGTTACATGGATGGCAAGGTGGCCAAGTTGGTTTCACGCCCAGCTAGCGCATCACCAGCAACAGGTTCTGCAAAGCGCCACGCTGTTGAGCAAGCTGACCTTATTGCCAGAGCGTTCTCGATCTAA
- a CDS encoding GDSL-type esterase/lipase family protein, giving the protein MLQEPRKDIRIVILGDSIISAAGDPKGMGWVGRVTSKTPANSPRVDIFALPAPDETTSKLSERWAQEVQRRFSDQTENRLVIALNNLDPAAGISISRSRLNIATIVDEAKRAGIESFLVGPTPHRNPELNSEIEHLASGFEDVASRRGIPFVDCFRPLVEHEGWNQEIANTEHGLPGQIGHGLIAWLVLNRGWYEWLGLPEPE; this is encoded by the coding sequence ATGCTGCAGGAGCCGCGTAAAGACATCAGAATCGTCATTCTTGGCGACTCGATAATTTCCGCTGCCGGCGACCCTAAAGGAATGGGGTGGGTTGGTCGCGTAACGTCCAAAACTCCAGCCAATTCGCCAAGGGTCGACATCTTTGCTTTGCCAGCGCCAGACGAAACAACCAGCAAGCTATCTGAGCGTTGGGCTCAGGAGGTTCAACGCCGGTTTAGCGACCAGACCGAAAACCGCCTGGTAATTGCGCTCAACAATTTGGATCCAGCCGCAGGTATATCAATCTCACGCAGCCGACTCAACATCGCAACTATCGTTGACGAAGCCAAGCGCGCAGGCATTGAGTCATTCCTGGTTGGCCCAACCCCTCACCGCAACCCTGAGTTGAATTCCGAGATTGAGCACCTAGCCTCTGGCTTTGAGGACGTTGCGTCAAGACGCGGCATACCGTTTGTTGATTGCTTTAGACCGCTCGTTGAGCACGAGGGTTGGAATCAAGAAATTGCCAACACCGAACACGGATTACCGGGGCAAATTGGTCACGGATTAATCGCATGGCTGGTGCTAAACCGTGGCTGGTACGAGTGGCTTGGGCTTCCAGAGCCAGAATAA
- the rsrA gene encoding mycothiol system anti-sigma-R factor has product MSNFDCQETKRHVHEYLHNELSGQDIDDITAHLANCDSCETDYDLENLINGVIKGACDEAPPAELAQRVMSRIRDIQNGAAH; this is encoded by the coding sequence ATGTCTAACTTCGATTGCCAAGAAACCAAGCGCCACGTGCACGAGTACCTGCACAACGAACTCAGTGGCCAGGACATCGATGACATTACTGCTCACCTCGCAAACTGCGATAGTTGTGAGACTGACTACGACCTTGAGAACCTGATCAACGGTGTCATTAAGGGCGCCTGCGATGAAGCCCCGCCTGCCGAACTTGCCCAGCGCGTGATGTCGCGCATCCGCGATATTCAGAATGGTGCGGCTCACTAA
- a CDS encoding sigma-70 family RNA polymerase sigma factor: MKQSDAEQKRLQIHEFEQQALPLMPQLYGAALRWTRNPSDAEDLVQETFAKAFVAWAQYQQGTNLKAWLYRIMTNTHINLYNKRAKDQAKGGLDELEDWQLGSAESVTAHSTRSAELEAIDNMPSETIKKALHAIPDEFRMVVYYAVVDGLPYAEIADIMHTPVGTVMSRLHRGKKLLRKLLAEYAAQEGYDVSESNKGEASNV, from the coding sequence ATGAAGCAATCTGATGCAGAACAAAAGCGCCTCCAAATTCACGAATTTGAGCAGCAGGCGCTACCACTCATGCCGCAACTTTATGGTGCAGCTTTGCGCTGGACTCGTAATCCATCTGACGCCGAGGATTTGGTTCAAGAGACCTTTGCCAAGGCGTTCGTAGCATGGGCCCAGTACCAGCAAGGCACCAACCTAAAGGCCTGGCTGTACCGCATCATGACCAACACCCACATCAACTTGTACAACAAGCGGGCCAAAGATCAGGCCAAGGGTGGGTTAGACGAGCTAGAGGACTGGCAGCTCGGTTCAGCCGAGTCGGTCACAGCTCACTCGACTCGGTCTGCCGAGCTCGAAGCCATTGACAACATGCCTTCAGAAACCATCAAGAAAGCCCTTCACGCTATCCCAGATGAATTCAGAATGGTGGTCTACTACGCCGTAGTCGATGGCCTGCCTTATGCAGAGATTGCAGACATCATGCACACTCCAGTCGGAACAGTCATGAGCCGCCTTCACCGAGGTAAGAAGCTTCTCCGAAAGCTACTTGCTGAGTATGCGGCTCAAGAGGGCTACGACGTATCTGAATCCAACAAAGGGGAGGCCTCGAATGTCTAA